From a single Eremothecium sinecaudum strain ATCC 58844 chromosome III, complete sequence genomic region:
- the TYR1 gene encoding prephenate dehydrogenase (NADP(+)) (Syntenic homolog of Ashbya gossypii AGR219W; Syntenic homolog of Saccharomyces cerevisiae YBR166C (TYR1)) yields MTAIEENAQVKHWMDTKIIGIIGLGDMGLMYAEKLSQAGWNVICCDRPERYEELREKHKGASFRVFANGHLVARMSDYLMYSVEAANIGKIVARYGSSTKVGAVVGGQTSCKREEIKAFEEQLPDDLDIVTVHSLHGPRVSSEGQPLVIIAHRTSRPDSLPFVESVLSCLKSKHVYLTAEEHDRITADTQAVTHAAFLSMGLAWYRRKLYPWQVGPCKWYGGLENVKVNISLRIYSNKWHVYAGLAITNDAARQQIMQYAESSKALFSLFLEGNEQALKERLQKAKDFIFSKHEGPLMLQDVMLEKHTIAKYDKTDDVDVLPNSHLSLLAIADSWYHLGINPYDHMICSTPLFRIFLGVTEYLFLKPGLLEKTIDATFSDKSFRADDLEFVGAVGTWSQLVTFGDYDLYRQQFEEVQQFFQPMFEEATKIGNEMISVIQSKL; encoded by the coding sequence ATGACAGCTATTGAGGAGAATGCTCAGGTTAAGCACTGGATGGATACGAAAATCATAGGTATAATCGGACTCGGCGATATGGGTCTGATGTACGCTGAAAAATTGTCACAAGCCGGTTGGAATGTTATTTGCTGCGATCGTCCGGAACGGTATGAGGAATTGAGAGAGAAGCATAAGGGTGCTAGTTTCAGAGTTTTTGCGAATGGTCATCTTGTAGCTCGTATGAGCGATTATCTCATGTATTCCGTTGAGGCAGCGAATATTGGGAAGATAGTAGCAAGATACGGGTCCTCCACAAAAGTTGGTGCTGTTGTTGGTGGGCAGACCAGTTGTAAGCGAGAGGAAATCAAGGCTTTTGAGGAACAGTTGCCTGACGATCTTGACATTGTTACGGTACATTCTTTACATGGTCCGCGTGTGAGTTCGGAGGGTCAGCCTTTAGTGATTATTGCGCATCGGACATCTCGCCCTGACTCATTACCGTTCGTCGAGTCTGTACTCTCATGTTTGAAGAGTAAGCACGTATACTTGACCGCTGAGGAGCATGATAGAATTACGGCTGATACACAGGCTGTAACCCACGCAGCATTTTTAAGTATGGGCCTTGCATGGTACAGAAGGAAACTATACCCATGGCAGGTAGGGCCATGTAAGTGGTACGGCGGTCTCGAGAATGTGAAAGTGAATATCTCGCTCCGAATTTACTCTAATAAGTGGCACGTCTATGCTGGTTTAGCTATTACGAATGATGCAGCCCGCCAGCAAATCATGCAGTATGCTGAGAGTTCTAAGGCACTCTTCTCACTATTCCTCGAAGGAAATGAACAAGCATTGAAGGAAAGACTACAGAAGGCAAAGGATTTTATATTCTCGAAGCATGAAGGCCCATTGATGTTGCAAGACGTGATGCTAGAAAAACACACTATTGCCAAGTACGATAAAACGGACGATGTTGACGTTCTGCCTAACTCCCACCTATCGCTTTTAGCTATTGCTGATAGTTGGTACCACCTTGGTATCAACCCCTACGACCATATGATTTGCAGCACACCTCTTTTCCGTATCTTTTTGGGGGTTACGGAATATTTGTTTTTAAAACCAGGTCTTCTAGAAAAGACAATAGACGCTACCTTTTCAGACAAATCGTTTAGAGCCGATGACTTGGAGTTTGTTGGCGCAGTAGGTACCTGGTCCCAACTAGTCACGTTCGGTGATTACGATCTCTACCGTCAGCAGTTCGAAGAAGTGCAGCAATTTTTCCAACCTATGTTCGAAGAAGCAACTAAGATTGGCAATGAAATGATCAGCGTGATACAAAGCAAACTTTAA
- the DPC25 gene encoding Dpc25p (Syntenic homolog of Ashbya gossypii AGR214C; Syntenic homolog of Saccharomyces cerevisiae YPL107W), translating into MYNHGYRASLYFGRSYTCLRLLHNKSTAKMTFEGNTKEIKTSAEERMKGVFGNRLKGEPPKSSSRMLVQESRVIGGVTVPAKPIPPDNCCMSGCVQCVWLLYNDDVHEWRSKRKMAAEALKGTNIIWPVDFNPPLRLLDIANVPISLRKKKLDLEERAKKKTVFTFPKREQPPPQDDTKKEVFQETQEAQEAQEANEEDGEWDNVPTFIKTFTEFEKKKTQKQA; encoded by the coding sequence ATGTACAATCATGGATATCGAGCGTCGTTATACTTTGGAAGGTCTTATACTTGTTTAAGATTACTTCATAATAAGTCTACCGCTAAAATGACTTTTGAAGGTAACACCAAAGAAATTAAGACTTCGGCAGAAGAAAGAATGAAAGGTGTATTCGGTAATAGGCTTAAGGGTGAACCACCAAAATCTTCCAGTCGCATGCTTGTTCAAGAAAGTCGTGTAATAGGAGGCGTTACAGTACCGGCCAAACCTATACCACCTGATAACTGCTGTATGTCAGGCTGCGTACAATGTGTCTGGTTACTATATAATGATGATGTGCATGAGTGGAGGAGTAAGCGGAAGATGGCAGCAGAAGCCTTAAAAGGCACTAATATAATATGGCCGGTGGATTTCAACCCACCGTTAAGATTATTAGACATTGCTAACGTACCTATATCTCTTCgaaagaagaagctagATCTTGAAGAGCGTGCAAAAAAGAAGACGGTATTCACTTTTCCCAAGAGAGAGCAGCCGCCTCCACAGGATGATACCAAGAAAGAGGTTTTTCAGGAGACTCAGGAGGCCCAGGAGGCCCAAGAGGCGAATGAGGAGGACGGCGAGTGGGACAATGTTCCTACATTTATCAAGACCTTCACTGAGtttgaaaagaagaagactcAAAAACAGGCATAG
- the NPL4 gene encoding nuclear protein localization protein 4 (Syntenic homolog of Ashbya gossypii AGR211W; Syntenic homolog of Saccharomyces cerevisiae YBR170C (NPL4)): MLLRFRSKRGTSRVECLETELFRDVLQRWSQQNKVTVDLGLISIAKMDNPTEYIQAGNVADQTVSSLSLKHGDMLFLRYQELESSSEGSTEITQGSVSFKNAGTSPSKTVMELPVDQEIEKMDGLIPRSRSKFCKHGDKGMCEYCSPLPPWDRTYKQENNIKHIAFHSHVKELNEITNKKSSGSSYIPPLSQPDFKVRNNCPSAHAPWPKGICSKCQPSAITLQVQEFRMVDHVEFQKGELINEFIESWRSTGLQRFGYLYGSYTHYDNTPLGIKAVIEAIWEPPQSNEQDGLTFDVETVEKELQHVNALAEEFGLMQIGMIFTDLTDAGNGDGSVFCKRHKNSFFLSSLEVIMAAKQQLKHANPSRFSQQGYFSSKFVTCVISGNLKGEIDVSAYQVSTDAEALVDADMISGSTHPSMAYINDTTAVRYVPEIFYMRKNEYNITVKENAKPAFPVDYLIVSLTHGFPLHDDNSSPIFSTTSGFPWSNRQSMGLSQDYYELKRYLFAIATGNDINLLQSKLSNFHMLLYVSTLQVLNPQEWKLLVKAATGPQEHRQEALLELTSTPGWQTLLMIMQETV; the protein is encoded by the coding sequence ATGCTTCTACGATTCAGATCTAAAAGGGGAACAAGCAGAGTTGAATGCCTGGAAACTGAATTGTTTCGTGATGTGCTTCAGCGTTGGTCACAGCAGAACAAAGTTACTGTTGATCTAGGTTTGATATCAATTGCTAAAATGGATAACCCCACAGAATATATCCAAGCAGGTAATGTGGCTGATCAAACTGTAAGTTCGCTAAGTTTAAAGCATGGAGATATGCTCTTCTTGCGTTACCAGGAACTAGAATCATCTTCTGAAGGTTCTACCGAGATTACGCAAGGAAGTGTCTCTTTCAAGAACGCTGGTACCAGTCCATCGAAGACCGTTATGGAGTTGCCCGTAGACCAGGAAATAGAAAAAATGGATGGTCTAATCCCTCGTAGTAGGTCTAAGTTCTGTAAGCACGGTGATAAGGGTATGTGCGAGTACTGCTCGCCTTTGCCCCCCTGGGATAGGACCTATAAACAGGAAAACAATATCAAACACATTGCATTCCACTCTCATGTGAAAGAACTAAATGAGATCACAAATAAGAAGTCCAGCGGTAGCTCCTATATTCCGCCTTTATCGCAGCCTGATTTCAAAGTTCGAAATAACTGTCCTTCCGCACATGCTCCTTGGCCTAAGGGCATTTGTTCCAAATGCCAGCCATCGGCAATCACGTTACAGGTTCAGGAGTTCAGAATGGTGGACCATGTCGAGTTTCAAAAGGGAGAATTGATAAACGAGTTTATAGAAAGCTGGAGAAGCACTGGGCTCCAACGCTTCGGTTACCTTTACGGTAGCTATACTCACTATGACAATACACCATTAGGCATTAAGGCTGTGATTGAAGCCATTTGGGAGCCACCGCAAAGCAACGAGCAAGACGGGCTTACATTTGATGTAGAGACAGTAGAGAAAGAATTGCAACATGTCAATGCTCTAGCAGAGGAGTTTGGGTTGATGCAAATAGGCATGATCTTTACTGACCTCACTGATGCCGGAAACGGTGATGGTTCCGTTTTCTGCAAGCGCCACAAGAACTCATTCTTCCTCTCATCTCTAGAGGTCATAATGGCGGCTAAACAGCAGCTAAAGCACGCAAACCCCAGCAGATTTAGCCAACAGGGCTACTTCTCCTCGAAGTTCGTCACGTGCGTCATCAGCGGCAACCTAAAAGGCGAAATCGATGTCTCAGCCTACCAGGTCTCCACCGATGCAGAAGCTCTAGTCGATGCAGACATGATCAGCGGTTCTACGCACCCTTCCATGGCCTATATAAATGACACCACAGCCGTTCGATACGTCCCTGAGATCTTCTACATGCGCAAAAACGAGTATAACATTACCGTAAAAGAAAACGCAAAACCCGCATTCCCCGTGGACTACCTCATCGTCTCCCTCACCCATGGTTTCCCCCTTCATGACGACAACTCATCTCCCATTTTTTCGACTACGTCCGGTTTTCCGTGGTCGAACAGGCAGTCCATGGGTCTTTCGCAAGATTATTACGAACTGAAAAGATATCTATTCGCCATAGCGACCGGAAACGATATCAATCTACTCCAATCTAAGCTATCAAACTTCCACATGCTACTCTACGTAAGCACATTACAAGTTCTAAACCCTCAGGAGTGGAAACTACTAGTGAAGGCTGCGACTGGTCCACAAGAGCATAGACAAGAAGCACTACTAGAGCTAACATCCACACCAGGCTGGCAGACCCTGCTAATGATCATGCAGGAGACTGTTTGA
- the SSE2 gene encoding adenyl-nucleotide exchange factor SSE2 (Syntenic homolog of Ashbya gossypii AGR212W; Syntenic homolog of Saccharomyces cerevisiae YPL106C (SSE1) and YBR169C (SSE2)) — protein MSIPFGLDFGNNNSVLAVARNRGIDVVVNEVSNRATPSLVGFGQKNRFLGEAGKNKQTSNIKNTVDNLKRVIGMDYTDADFEHESKFFYSQLVKMDDNKVGVKVRFAGEEKVFSTIQLAAMYINKVKNTAIEETKGKITDVVLAVPVWYTEEQRYAAADAARIAGLNPVRIINDVTAAAVSYGVFKNDLPEGDEKPRVVAFVDIGHSSYTCTIAAFKKGELKVLGTAYDKHFGGREFDRAITEHFADEFKTKYKIDIRSNPKAYNRVLTAAEKLKKVLSANSTAPFNIESVMNDVDVSSQLTREELEKLVAPLLERVTEPVTKAMAAAKLTPEGVDFVEIIGGTTRIPSLKNAISEAFGKPLSTTLNQDEAIAKGAAFICAIHSPTLRVRPFKFEDIHPYSVSYHWDKQEEDEDHLEVFPAGSTYPSTKLITLYRTGDFSMQAKYTTTEGLPAGVAQKIASWDISGVKIPEGESSVVVKLKLRCDPSGFHTIEDAYTVEDIKVKEALPLPADAPEDAEPEYKEVTKTVKKDTLRIKAHTFALEEAKLNELIETENELFAQDKLVAETEDRKNALEEYIYTLRGKLDEEYASFASDEEKDKLRGMLTKAEDWLYDEGYDSTKAKYIAKYEELAAIGNVIKGRYQAKEEEKRQALRAKQEAAQMAEMAEKLAAERAAAEKQKETDQQQKVDAEGDVDLD, from the coding sequence aTGAGTATACCATTTGGTTTGGATTTTGGTAATAACAACTCAGTTTTAGCTGTAGCTAGAAACAGAGGTATTGATGTTGTAGTCAATGAAGTCTCGAACCGTGCTACACCATCTTTGGTTGGTTTCGGTCAAAAGAATAGATTCTTAGGTGAAGCTGGTAAAAATAAGCAAACTTCAAACATCAAGAATACTGTTGATAACTTAAAGAGAGTTATTGGTATGGATTACACTGATGCGGACTTTGAACATGAGTCCAAGTTCTTCTATTCCCAGTTGGTAAAGATGGATGATAATAAGGTTGGTGTCAAGGTTAGATTTGCTGGTGAGGAAAAAGTGTTTTCTACTATCCAATTGGCTGCTATGTACATTAATAAAGTGAAGAACACTGCCATTGAGGAAACTAAGGGTAAAATTACTGATGTGGTGCTTGCTGTGCCAGTCTGGTATACTGAAGAGCAAAGATATGCAGCAGCAGATGCAGCCAGGATTGCTGGATTGAACCCTGTTAGAATTATCAATGATGTTACTGCAGCAGCGGTTTCTTACGGTGTTTTCAAGAATGATTTGCCAGAAGGCGATGAGAAGCCAAGAGTTGTTGCATTCGTTGACATCGGTCACTCTTCCTACACATGTACTATTGCAGCATTTAAGAAAGGTGAACTAAAGGTCTTGGGTACTGCGTACGACAAGCACTTTGGTGGTAGAGAGTTCGATCGTGCTATTACGGAGCACTTTGCTGATGAGTTCAAGACCAAGTATAAGATCGACATCAGATCTAACCCTAAGGCTTACAACAGAGTTCTAACTGCAGCAGAAAAGCTAAAGAAGGTTTTGTCTGCTAACTCTACCGCCCCATTCAACATTGAGTCTGTGATGAACGATGTTGATGTCTCATCTCAATTGACTCGTGAAGAGTTGGAGAAGCTTGTTGCACCTCTATTGGAGCGTGTTACCGAGCCTGTCACAAAGGCTATGGCTGCAGCCAAGTTGACTCCAGAGGGTGTTGACTTTGTGGAAATCATTGGTGGTACTACTCGTATCCCATCTTTGAAGAACGCTATTTCTGAGGCTTTCGGTAAGCCATTATCAACCACTTTGAACCAAGATGAGGCAATTGCTAAGGGTGCAGCTTTCATTTGTGCCATCCACTCTCCAACCTTGAGAGTCAGGCCATTTAAGTTCGAGGACATCCACCCATACTCTGTTTCCTACCACTGGGACAAGCAAGAGGAAGATGAGGACCACCTTGAAGTTTTCCCAGCTGGCTCCACCTACCCATCCACTAAGTTGATTACTTTGTACCGTACTGGTGACTTCTCCATGCAGGCCAAATACACCACTACTGAAGGTCTTCCAGCTGGTGTTGCTCAAAAGATTGCTTCTTGGGATATCTCTGGTGTTAAGATTCCAGAAGGTGAAAGCTCTGTTGTCGTTAAGCTAAAGTTGAGATGTGACCCATCCGGTTTCCATACTATCGAGGACGCCTACACTGTTGAGGACATTAAGGTCAAAGAAGCACTCCCATTACCAGCTGATGCTCCAGAAGATGCTGAGCCTGAATATAAGGAAGTCACCAAAACTGTCAAGAAGGACACATTGCGCATCAAGGCCCACACTTTCGCTTTGGAAGAGGCAAAACTGAACGAGCTCATTGAAACTGAGAATGAATTGTTTGCTCAAGACAAGCTTGTTGCAGAAACTGAGGACCGTAAGAACGCTCTTGAAGAATACATTTACACTTTGCGTGGTAAGTTGGACGAAGAATACGCTTCTTTCGCTtctgatgaagaaaagGACAAATTGAGGGGTATGCTAACCAAGGCTGAAGACTGGTTGTACGATGAGGGTTATGACTCCACCAAGGCCAAGTACATTGCGAAATATGAAGAGTTGGCCGCTATAGGTAATGTCATCAAGGGCAGATACCAAGCtaaggaagaagaaaagagACAAGCTCTAAGAGCCAAGCAGGAAGCTGCCCAAATGGCTGAAATGGCTGAAAAACTAGCTGCTGAAAGAGCTGCCGCTGAAAAACAAAAGGAAACTGATCAGCAACAAAAGGTTGACGCCGAAGGTGATGTGGATTTGGATTAA
- the ARL1 gene encoding Arf family GTPase ARL1 (Syntenic homolog of Ashbya gossypii AGR221W; Syntenic homolog of Saccharomyces cerevisiae YBR164C (ARL1)) has translation MGNIFSSMFDRLWGVNKELRILILGLDGAGKTTILYRLQVGEVVTTKPTIGFNVETLTYKNLKLNVWDLGGQTSIRPYWRCYYANTAAVIFVVDSTDKDRMSIASKELHMMLQEEELQDAALLVFANKQDQPGALSASEVSKELKLPELKDRSWSIVAASAIKGEGITEGLDWLIDVIKEEQL, from the coding sequence ATGGGCAATATATTTAGTTCTATGTTTGATAGGCTATGGGGTGTGAATAAGGAGTTGCGAATCTTGATATTAGGTTTAGATGGTGCTGGCAAAACTACAATCCTTTACAGACTACAAGTGGGGGAAGTCGTAACTACAAAACCTACAATTGGTTTCAATGTCGAAACCTTAACATATAAGAATTTGAAGTTGAATGTGTGGGATCTTGGTGGCCAGACTAGTATCCGACCATATTGGAGGTGTTACTATGCCAATACTGCAGCAGTTATTTTCGTTGTTGATTCAACGGATAAGGACCGTATGTCGATAGCATCTAAGGAGTTGCACATGATGTTACAAGAAGAGGAACTTCAGGACGCAGCATTGTTAGTTTTTGCTAACAAACAGGACCAACCTGGTGCATTAAGTGCTTCTGAGGTTTCTAAGGAATTGAAGCTTCCTGAATTGAAGGATAGGAGTTGGAGTATTGTTGCGGCAAGCGCGATAAAAGGTGAGGGTATAACTGAGGGTCTTGATTGGTTGATTGATGTTATTAAGGAAGAACAGTTATAA
- a CDS encoding uncharacterized protein (Syntenic homolog of Ashbya gossypii AGR217C; Syntenic homolog of Saccharomyces cerevisiae YPL108W), translating to MSNSAEIPLTTDDPTGILPNTKIGRKNHAITKPITVDAETAEVLVRKPTGKPRLRKGQSEENYQEQLVEFFENSRGPLRTEEGWMDALDIDNTFDITIKQERQKLTAYCQRLYFRGEYAASYAMAMKLLPKYESINHKNKLEREISELQYIMTRSKPHI from the coding sequence ATGTCCAATAGCGCAGAAATACCATTAACTACCGATGATCCAACCGGTATTCTCCCTAATACCAAGATTGGGCGCAAGAACCATGCGATTACGAAGCCCATCACCGTCGATGCGGAAACAGCAGAGGTTTTGGTCCGCAAACCGACGGGCAAACCAAGGCTTCGCAAGGGTCAAAGCGAAGAGAACTACCAAGAGCAGCTCGTTGAATTCTTTGAAAACAGCAGAGGACCTCTGCGTACGGAAGAGGGATGGATGGACGCACTTGACATAGACAACACGTTTGATATAACAATAAAACAAGAAAGACAGAAGCTAACGGCCTATTGCCAGCGGCTTTATTTCAGAGGCGAATACGCAGCTTCTTATGCCATGGCCATGAAACTGCTGCCGAAATATGAATCAATAAACCATAAGAATAAACTCGAGCGGGAAATCTCAGAGTTACAATACATAATGACCCGCTCCAAACCACATATCTAA
- the DAL3 gene encoding ureidoglycolate hydrolase (Syntenic homolog of Ashbya gossypii AGR218C; Non-syntenic homolog of Saccharomyces cerevisiae YIR032C (DAL3)) — translation MILTVAEVTNELFKPYGMIASPDDEYTKVVDTCRSSGMSGSSKTAPVVKLPLLLNVDEPLKDSRWYFVRSYTKADLKRRFTSEKNTRKVKVSLNAIEKQPFSMQTFIPMGRGPEDIAYVVVVAIPDETGEPALNTLQAFACKGTQAITYNPGIWHSPIISVGDHEYLDFYVLECVTESGNPDEPGHVERVYVGNGHKIELYCYPDDQQ, via the coding sequence ATGATTTTGACGGTTGCGGAAGTTACTAACGAGCTATTCAAGCCTTATGGTATGATTGCTAGTCCTGATGATGAATACACAAAAGTTGTTGATACATGCAGAAGTTCAGGCATGAGTGGGAGTTCTAAAACCGCTCCGGTAGTTAAATTACCACTTTTACTGAATGTTGATGAACCACTGAAGGATTCACGGTGGTATTTTGTACGTAGTTATACGAAAGCAGATCTTAAGAGGAGGTTTACGAGTGAAAAGAATACCCGTAAGGTGAAAGTTTCGCTCAATGCTATAGAAAAACAGCCATTTTCTATGCAAACGTTCATTCCAATGGGCAGAGGGCCTGAGGATATAGCTTATGTTGTCGTGGTGGCGATTCCAGATGAAACTGGAGAGCCCGCGTTAAACACTTTGCAGGCGTTTGCGTGTAAGGGCACGCAGGCAATTACATATAATCCTGGGATTTGGCATTCTCCTATCATTTCGGTAGGAGATCATGAGTACTTGGACTTCTATGTGCTAGAATGTGTAACGGAGAGCGGAAACCCAGACGAGCCGGGCCATGTCGAAAGGGTTTATGTAGGGAATGGCCATAAGATAGAACTATATTGCTATCCGGATGATCAACAATAA
- the POP7 gene encoding ribonuclease P/MRP protein subunit POP7 (Syntenic homolog of Ashbya gossypii AGR216W; Syntenic homolog of Saccharomyces cerevisiae YBR167C (POP7)): MSKGKSLVVRKHPTIKTFNQEAVKRVIYVKSKTPYVSALKRVNKMLQMLEKQPANTDKYITLMGMGQAVEKTLSVGCHFQEHKNHRVVIKTASTEVVDEVIKYSDGEDSVNEEDRETELQLRKVSGVEVRIYVV; the protein is encoded by the coding sequence ATGTCTAAAGGGAAGAGTCTAGTGGTTCGCAAGCATCCAACGATCAAGACTTTCAACCAGGAGGCCGTTAAGCGTGTGATCTATGTTAAATCTAAAACGCCGTACGTGAGCGCTCTGAAAAGAGTAAATAAAATGCTTCAGATGTTGGAGAAACAACCCGCTAACACTGACAAATATATTACACTAATGGGCATGGGTCAAGCTGTTGAGAAGACCCTTAGCGTTGGATGTCATTTTCAAGAGCATAAGAACCACCGAGTAGTGATTAAGACGGCCAGTACAGAAGTGGTCGACGAAGTTATAAAATACAGCGATGGAGAGGATAGTGTgaatgaagaagatagaGAGACTGAACTGCAGTTGCGGAAGGTCAGTGGTGTAGAAGTTCGGATCTACGTGGTGTAA
- the UBS1 gene encoding Ubs1p (Syntenic homolog of Ashbya gossypii AGR220C; Syntenic homolog of Saccharomyces cerevisiae YBR165W (UBS1)) → MVATLIRSLLRDWKRMQHTGLRGNSSENREEVNGNANNILPYIKPQDNNVHIWHVVLYDDLQELEIYCMCYFKVRNDAEPTVVMRCCTPNSCVPMNRNVCLSYLSPILSQGWLAFYAQLRSMFFECVEHRESGELMKTWNRVVCKEFGWNFPTLMDNYNVTQEGLNYVNELLANENFSMRKKRERLNQGFKFQLEGLSPQNDLLACDNGARGGSASSDDACLTRSVKRQTLQGRPLSRLNEIEDDDYRRKRQ, encoded by the coding sequence ATGGTGGCGACGTTGATTAGAAGCTTGCTCCGTGATTGGAAACGGATGCAGCATACAGGTCTGAGGGGCAATTCAAGTGAAAATAGGGAAGAAGTTAACGGTAATGCAAATAATATTTTACCGTACATTAAACCTCAGGACAATAATGTGCACATATGGCATGTAGTTTTATATGATGATTTACAAGAGCTTGAGATATATTGCATGTGTTACTTTAAGGTACGTAATGACGCAGAACCGACTGTTGTTATGAGGTGTTGTACGCCGAACTCTTGCGTACCAATGAATAGAAATGTATGTTTAAGCTACCTATCACCGATATTATCTCAGGGTTGGTTAGCATTTTACGCTCAGCTCAGGTCTATGTTTTTTGAGTGTGTTGAGCATAGAGAATCCGGTGAACTGATGAAGACATGGAATCGGGTTGTTTGTAAGGAATTTGGGTGGAATTTCCCAACTTTAATGGATAATTACAACGTTACGCAGGAGGGGTTAAATTATGTGAATGAGTTGCTTGCGAACGAGAACTTTAGCATGAGAAAAAAGCGGGAGAGATTGAATCAAGGTTTTAAATTCCAACTAGAGGGTTTAAGTCCTCAGAATGATTTATTGGCCTGTGATAACGGCGCTCGTGGCGGCAGTGCCAGTAGTGACGATGCATGCCTGACACGCTCAGTGAAGCGCCAGACGCTCCAAGGCCGGCCATTGTCGAGGCTCAACGAGATTGAGGACGACGATTACAGGAGGAAAAGACAATAA
- the PEX32 gene encoding Pex32p (Syntenic homolog of Ashbya gossypii AGR215C; Syntenic homolog of Saccharomyces cerevisiae YBR168W (PEX32)), translated as MVDTTKYYAKFVHNHVQKSSLTFTTSPVVSKALSQFYPLLIVVDSVLNNLMWIQEDTSLGFIYLLLLCLSVKILEPSVDRSLWFYNWVAFVSLSFLVCSVIYNIHSTIRDMKKDEAPTVDDIMIVLESVIDKLDRMRIEIVGVGLRKRLVANSWAITKLMLVLMPFHWIILKMLSPINYLMMFLALAATYHSAWFQSTLKLCWRSLHVRMLYYKLWSYDPSNAWCTKPVQYEVLSEEHIPFPKVPENLTGAKLQLHVQNALTEEDISWSDRELSPDMNYARVEVVQFHISENERKWPVDGWTGTMLPYERQHYSLTLDPLHRDSPSPWKLQEELSPEWWWMDDNWTKSAWKYTDSEWNYLGDSDSVGCYNRWREWKRKAFKIIEKGNI; from the coding sequence ATGGTTGATACTACGAAGTATTATGCAAAGTTTGTGCATAATCATGTCCAGAAGTCGTCGTTAACGTTTACAACATCCCCTGTTGTTTCGAAGGCCCTTAGCCAATTTTATCCGCTTTTAATAGTAGTTGACTCTGTTTTGAATAATTTAATGTGGATCCAAGAGGATACTAGTCTCGGCTTTATATACTTGTTATTGCTTTGTTTAAGTGTTAAGATCCTCGAACCGAGCGTAGATCGCTCCCTTTGGTTCTATAACTGGGTGGCGTTTGTGAGTTTGTCATTTTTGGTATGTTCTGTAATATATAATATCCATTCTACCATAAGGGATATGAAGAAGGATGAAGCGCCAACGGTCGATGATATTATGATTGTTCTGGAGTCTGTTATAGATAAATTAGACAGGATGCGGATTGAGATCGTTGGCGTTGGTCTGCGGAAAAGACTTGTTGCTAATAGTTGGGCAATTACGAAGCTAATGCTGGTCCTGATGCCTTTTCATTGGATTATCTTAAAGATGTTGTCCCCAATAAACTATCTCATGATGTTCTTGGCGCTTGCCGCCACGTACCACTCCGCTTGGTTCCAGAGTACTCTGAAATTATGCTGGAGAAGCCTGCATGTGCGGATGCTCTACTACAAGCTCTGGTCATACGATCCCAGCAATGCCTGGTGTACCAAGCCTGTACAATACGAAGTTCTAAGTGAAGAGCACATCCCGTTCCCTAAAGTTCCCGAGAACTTAACTGGTGCTAAACTCCAGCTTCATGTGCAGAACGCACttacagaagaagatataAGCTGGAGTGATCGAGAGTTATCGCCAGATATGAACTACGCTCGTGTTGAGGTGGTACAGTTCCACATTAGCGAGAATGAAAGAAAATGGCCCGTGGATGGCTGGACAGGAACCATGCTACCCTACGAACGCCAGCATTACTCACTGACTTTGGACCCTCTACACAGAGATTCTCCTTCTCCGTGGAAGTTGCAAGAAGAGCTATCACCTGAATGGTGGTGGATGGATGACAACTGGACTAAATCGGCTTGGAAATATACAGATAGTGAATGGAATTATCTTGGGGACAGCGATTCCGTTGGCTGCTATAATAGATGGAGGGAATGGAAACGTAAAGCCTTTAAAATAATTGAAAAGGGTAACATTTGA